A single Klebsiella variicola DNA region contains:
- the rlmKL gene encoding bifunctional 23S rRNA (guanine(2069)-N(7))-methyltransferase RlmK/23S rRNA (guanine(2445)-N(2))-methyltransferase RlmL — MNSLFASTARGLEELLKTELEGLGATDCQVVQGGVHFQGDTRLLYQSLMWSRLASRIMLPLGECRVYSDLDLYLGVQAIPWTEMFNPGATFAVHFSGLNDEIRNSQYGALKVKDAIVDSFTRKNLPRPNVDRESPDLRINVWLNKETAHISLDLSGEGLHLRGYRDGTGMAPIKENLAAAIVMRSGWVPGTPLLDPMCGSGTLLIEAAMLATDRAPGLHRGHWGFGGWAQHDDAIWKEVKAEAQTRARQGLAAYGSRFYGSDVDERVIERARRNARRAGIGELIDFAVKDVAQLNNPLPKGPYGTVISNPPYGERLESEPALIALHSLLGRIMKSQFGGWNLSVFSASPELLSCLQLRADKQFKAKNGPLDCIQKNYHLAESEGGKPAMLAEDFANRLRKNLKKFEKWARQEGIECYRLYDADLPEYNVAIDRYGDWVVVQEYAPPKTVDAHKARQRLFDIIAATIAVLGIAPNKLVLKTRERQKGKNQYQKMAEKGDFIEVREYNARLWVNLTDYLDTGLFLDHRIARRMLGQMSKGKDFLNLFSYTGSASVHAGLGGARSTTTVDMSRTYLEWAERNLRLNGLTGRAHRLMQADVLGWLRESTEQFDLIFIDPPTFSNSKRMEDAFDVQRDHIRLMTDLKRLLRKGGTIMFSNNKRGFRMDHDGLAALGLKAQEISQKTLSQDFARNRQIHNCWLITAA, encoded by the coding sequence AGCTGTTAAAAACTGAACTGGAAGGACTTGGCGCGACGGACTGCCAGGTCGTCCAGGGCGGGGTCCATTTTCAGGGGGATACGCGCCTGCTGTATCAAAGCCTGATGTGGAGCCGGCTGGCTTCGCGCATCATGCTGCCGCTGGGCGAGTGTCGCGTATACAGCGATCTGGATCTGTACCTCGGCGTACAGGCCATTCCGTGGACGGAGATGTTCAACCCTGGCGCCACCTTCGCGGTACATTTTAGCGGCCTCAATGACGAGATCCGCAACAGCCAGTATGGCGCATTAAAAGTTAAAGACGCCATCGTCGACAGCTTCACGCGTAAAAACCTGCCGCGCCCGAATGTCGATCGTGAGTCGCCCGATCTGCGGATCAACGTCTGGCTGAACAAAGAGACGGCGCATATCTCCCTGGATCTGAGCGGGGAAGGGTTGCATCTGCGCGGCTACCGCGATGGTACCGGTATGGCGCCGATCAAAGAAAACCTCGCGGCGGCGATCGTCATGCGCTCTGGTTGGGTACCGGGTACGCCACTGCTCGATCCGATGTGCGGCTCCGGTACCCTGCTGATTGAAGCGGCGATGCTGGCGACCGATCGTGCGCCGGGTCTGCACCGCGGCCACTGGGGCTTTGGCGGTTGGGCGCAGCACGATGACGCTATCTGGAAAGAGGTGAAGGCGGAAGCGCAAACCCGCGCCCGCCAGGGGCTGGCGGCCTATGGGTCGCGCTTCTATGGCTCTGACGTCGACGAGCGCGTCATTGAGCGCGCGCGCCGCAACGCCCGTCGCGCCGGCATCGGCGAGCTGATCGATTTTGCAGTAAAAGACGTCGCCCAGCTGAATAACCCGCTGCCGAAAGGCCCGTACGGCACCGTGATCAGCAACCCGCCGTACGGCGAGCGCCTGGAAAGCGAGCCGGCGCTGATTGCCCTGCACAGCCTGCTGGGCCGGATCATGAAAAGTCAGTTTGGCGGCTGGAACCTGTCGGTGTTCAGCGCCTCGCCGGAACTGCTGAGCTGCCTGCAGCTGCGTGCCGATAAACAGTTCAAAGCGAAGAACGGCCCGCTGGACTGCATACAGAAAAACTATCACCTGGCGGAAAGCGAAGGCGGCAAGCCGGCGATGCTGGCGGAAGATTTTGCCAACCGTCTGCGTAAGAATCTGAAGAAATTTGAAAAGTGGGCCCGTCAGGAAGGCATTGAATGCTATCGCCTGTACGATGCCGATCTGCCGGAATATAACGTGGCGATCGATCGCTACGGTGACTGGGTGGTGGTCCAGGAGTATGCGCCGCCGAAAACCGTCGATGCGCACAAAGCGCGCCAGCGTCTGTTTGATATTATCGCCGCGACTATCGCTGTGTTAGGGATCGCGCCGAATAAACTGGTGCTGAAGACCCGCGAGCGGCAGAAGGGGAAAAATCAGTACCAGAAGATGGCGGAGAAGGGCGACTTTATCGAGGTACGGGAGTATAACGCGCGTCTGTGGGTTAACCTTACCGACTATCTCGACACCGGTCTGTTCCTTGACCACCGTATCGCCCGTCGTATGCTCGGCCAGATGAGCAAGGGTAAGGATTTCCTTAACCTGTTCTCCTATACCGGCAGCGCCAGCGTCCACGCCGGTCTGGGCGGCGCGCGCTCTACGACCACGGTGGATATGTCGCGTACCTATCTGGAGTGGGCGGAGCGCAACCTGCGTCTCAATGGCCTGACCGGTCGTGCGCATCGCCTGATGCAGGCTGACGTGCTGGGCTGGCTGCGGGAAAGCACCGAGCAGTTCGATCTGATCTTTATCGATCCGCCGACTTTCTCTAACTCCAAACGAATGGAAGATGCCTTTGACGTGCAGCGCGATCATATTCGCCTGATGACCGATCTGAAACGTCTGCTGCGTAAAGGCGGCACCATTATGTTCTCGAACAACAAACGCGGTTTCCGTATGGATCATGACGGGCTGGCGGCGCTTGGCCTGAAGGCGCAAGAGATTTCGCAAAAAACGCTGTCGCAGGATTTTGCCCGCAACCGTCAGATCCACAACTGCTGGCTGATTACTGCAGCCTGA